The following coding sequences lie in one Arachis hypogaea cultivar Tifrunner chromosome 9, arahy.Tifrunner.gnm2.J5K5, whole genome shotgun sequence genomic window:
- the LOC112709770 gene encoding putative UPF0481 protein At3g02645, with protein MSSSLRYTMSNNNNNNNNNNSNSAFDEQRWVINIRKTLEEELEEEGDEFEVHIFNVPKLLMASDPDSYVPQQVAIGPYHYWRPELYEMQRYKVAAAKRFQQHLQCLKFEGLVDQILKLERKIRRCYHKYLDFNGETLVWMMAVDASFLLEFLQIYAIQEGTKIPGVSSSMSHLVDYAGKKSAHNAILRDIVMLENQIPFFVLRKMLEFKFSSLEAADDMLSLILLGLFKELSPFKTMQHYYPNNEISKSVHILDYLYDMIVPRLDQEIIEEENYYHQDGERDGNDDEKIEEEEKGNVKKFLSEVWNILSKLNKGPVRSIKRVLVSKPLKLVVKLPWQIISNFPGLKLVKEPLERMFFAREKGDEEDEKKKNGGSSSAKSEEPPLIEEITIPSVSELLNSGVRFSPVNGCISSINFDAKTCTLYLPIISLDVNTEVFLRNLVAYEASSSSGQLVVARYTELMNGIIDTEEDAKILRERGIVLNHLKSDLEVANIWNGMNKSLRLSKVPKLDKVIEDVNKFYSGTTKVKVKKFMKVYVFGSWQFLTLLAAIFMLFLMALQAFCSVYTCSRFFESALQSSSNTSSGGE; from the exons atgtcttcttctttgagatACACCatgtccaataataataataataataataataataattctaattCAGCATTTGATGAACAAAGATGGGTGATTAACATCCGAAAAACCCTTGAAGAAGAACTTGAAGAAGAAGGTGATGAATTTGAAGTACACATATTCAATGTTCCAAAGCTTCTAATGGCAAGTGATCCAGATTCATATGTTCCTCAACAAGTTGCAATTGGTCCTTATCATTATTGGCGTCCAGAGCTGTATGAAATGCAAAGGTACAAGGTTGCAGCTGCAAAAAGGTTCCAACAACACCTTCAATGTCTTAAATTTGAAGGGCTTGTTGATCAAATTCTCAAGTTGGAACGCAAGATTAGAAGATGCTATCacaagtacttggatttcaatgGTGAAACCTTGGTTTGGATGATGGCTGTTGATGCCTCATTCTTGCTTGAGTTCCTTCAAATCTATGCCATACAAGAAGGAACAAag ATTCCTGGAGTTTCATCAAGCATGTCGCACTTGGTAGACTATGCCGGCAAGAAATCAGCACATAATGCAATCTTGAGGGACATTGTGATGTTAGAGAACCAAATCCCATTCTTTGTGTTAAGAAAGATGTTGGAGTTCAAATTCTCATCACTAGAAGCTGCTGATGACATGCTTAGCTTGATCCTCCTAGGGCTATTCAAAGAGCTCTCACCCTTCAAGACCATGCAACATTATTATCCAAACAATGAAATCTCAAAGAGTGTTCACATTCTAGATTACTTGTATGACATGATTGTTCCAAGATTAGACCAAGAAATAATTGAAGAGGAAAATTATTACCATCAAGATGGAGAGAGAGAtgggaatgatgatgagaaaatagaagaagaggagaaagggAATGTCAAGAAATTTCTTAGTGAAGTTTGGAATATTCTTTCAAAATTGAATAAAGGGCCTGTGAGATCAATCAAAAGGGTATTAGTTTCTAAACCTCTTAAGCTTGTTGTTAAGTTACCATGGCAAATTATATCGAATTTTCCGGGTCTTAAGCTTGTTAAAGAGCCTCTCGAGCGAATGTTCTTTGCTCGAGAGAAAGGTGACGAAGaagatgagaaaaagaaaaacggAGGCTCGTCGAGTGCGAAAAGCGAAGAGCCTCCGTTGATAGAGGAAATCACTATTCCTTCAGTGTCAGAATTATTGAATTCGGGGGTTCGATTCTCGCCTGTCAACGGATGCATATCAAGTATTAATTTTGATGCAAAAACATGCACACTCTACCTTCCAATAATTTCTTTGGATGTTAACACTGAAGTTTTCTTGAGAAACTTGGTTGCATATGAAGCTTCAAGTTCTTCAGGACAATTGGTTGTAGCACGTTACACTGAATTGATGAATGGGATTATAGACACTGAGGAAGATGCAAAGATTCTAAGGGAAAGAGGGATTGTTTTGAACCACTTGAAGAGTGATTTGGAAGTTGCTAACATATGGAATGGTATGAACAAGTCTTTGAGGTTGAGCAAGGTTCCAAAATTGGACAAAGTTATTGAAGATGTTAACAAGTTTTACAGTGGAACAACCAAGGTTAAGGTTAAGAAATTCATGAAGGTTTATGTGTTTGGTTCATGGCAGTTCTTGACATTGTTAGCTGCCATATTCATGTTGTTCTTGATGGCATTGCAAGCATTTTGCTCAGTCTATACTTGTAGTCGCTTTTTTGAATCAGCACTACAATCATCTTCTAATACTAGTAGTGGAGGAgaataa